In one Saccharibacillus brassicae genomic region, the following are encoded:
- the dxs gene encoding 1-deoxy-D-xylulose-5-phosphate synthase, whose amino-acid sequence MLLPQINQPGDLKKLPSEQLAPLAQEIRQFLIENLSVTGGHLASNLGVVELTLALHYCYESPKDKFIFDVGHQAYVHKILTGRQDRFDTLRKYKGLCGFVKRAESEHDVWEAGHSSTSLSAAMGMAMARDLKGESNKVVAVIGDGALTGGMAFEALNHIGHEKKNLLVVLNDNEMSIAPNVGAMHNYLSRVRSDRHYLRAKDDVESLIKKIPAIGGKLARTAEKVKDSLKYMMVPGVLFEELGFKYIGPIDGHDLPTLMETFRQSDNVDGPVLVHIVTTKGKGYKPAEADSHKWHGISPYKIESGKTLKSAGNPMYTEVFGSTLIELAEQDERIVAVTPAMPGGSGLMEFAARFPKRMIDVGIAEQHAATLCAAMAMEGMKPVFAVYSTFMQRAYDQIVHDICRHNANVMFAIDRAGFVGADGETHQGVYDIAFLRHIPNMVLMMPKDENELRHMMKTALDYDKGPIGFRYPRVNGLGVPLDQQLKAIPIGSWETVREGDNCAILAVGPMVQTALAAAELLKSSGIQASVVNARFLKPLDEKMLTDLADRGVKLLVMEEASQAGGLGSAVLEFYASHGISHAEVRILGVPDCFIEHGSIKEQQQEAGLTAEHAADLVRESVTGSRLALKSGLPS is encoded by the coding sequence ATGCTCCTTCCACAAATCAACCAACCCGGCGATCTGAAGAAGCTGCCGTCCGAACAACTCGCGCCGCTGGCGCAGGAAATTCGCCAATTTTTAATCGAAAATCTCTCGGTGACCGGAGGCCATTTGGCTTCCAATTTGGGCGTGGTCGAGTTGACATTGGCTTTGCATTACTGCTACGAGAGTCCCAAAGACAAGTTTATTTTCGACGTGGGCCATCAGGCTTACGTGCACAAGATTTTGACGGGCCGGCAGGACCGGTTCGATACGCTGCGCAAGTACAAGGGCCTGTGCGGCTTCGTCAAGCGCGCCGAAAGCGAACACGACGTCTGGGAAGCGGGCCACAGCAGCACGTCGCTGTCCGCGGCGATGGGCATGGCGATGGCGCGCGACCTCAAGGGCGAGAGCAACAAAGTGGTCGCGGTGATCGGAGACGGCGCGCTGACCGGCGGTATGGCGTTCGAAGCGCTGAACCATATCGGCCATGAGAAAAAGAACCTGCTCGTCGTCCTCAACGACAACGAGATGTCGATCGCGCCGAACGTCGGCGCGATGCACAACTACCTGAGCCGCGTCCGCTCGGACCGCCATTATCTGCGCGCCAAAGACGACGTCGAATCGCTGATCAAGAAAATTCCGGCGATCGGCGGCAAGCTTGCGCGCACGGCGGAAAAAGTCAAAGACAGCCTCAAATATATGATGGTGCCGGGCGTTCTGTTCGAAGAGCTGGGCTTCAAATACATCGGTCCGATCGACGGACACGACCTGCCGACCCTGATGGAGACGTTCCGCCAGTCGGACAACGTCGACGGCCCGGTGCTTGTCCATATCGTGACGACCAAAGGCAAAGGCTACAAACCGGCGGAAGCCGATTCGCATAAATGGCACGGCATTTCGCCGTACAAGATCGAGTCCGGCAAGACGCTCAAGTCGGCCGGCAACCCGATGTATACCGAAGTGTTCGGCAGCACGCTGATCGAATTGGCCGAGCAGGACGAGCGGATCGTCGCCGTCACGCCGGCCATGCCGGGCGGTTCCGGACTGATGGAATTCGCGGCGAGATTCCCGAAACGGATGATCGACGTGGGCATCGCCGAGCAGCATGCCGCGACGCTGTGCGCCGCGATGGCGATGGAAGGCATGAAGCCGGTCTTCGCCGTCTATTCGACCTTCATGCAGCGTGCCTACGACCAGATCGTGCACGATATTTGCCGGCATAACGCCAACGTCATGTTCGCGATCGACCGGGCGGGCTTTGTCGGCGCGGACGGCGAGACGCATCAAGGCGTGTACGATATCGCCTTCCTGCGCCATATTCCGAACATGGTGCTCATGATGCCCAAAGACGAGAACGAACTGCGTCATATGATGAAAACGGCGCTGGATTACGACAAAGGGCCGATCGGCTTCCGTTATCCGCGGGTCAACGGCCTGGGCGTTCCGCTCGACCAACAGCTCAAGGCTATTCCGATCGGCAGCTGGGAAACGGTGCGCGAAGGCGACAACTGCGCGATTCTGGCCGTCGGACCGATGGTCCAGACCGCTTTGGCCGCCGCCGAACTGCTCAAGTCGTCGGGCATTCAGGCGAGTGTCGTCAATGCGCGCTTCCTGAAGCCGCTTGACGAGAAGATGCTGACCGATCTCGCCGATCGCGGCGTCAAGCTGCTCGTGATGGAAGAAGCTTCGCAGGCCGGCGGCCTGGGCAGCGCGGTGCTCGAATTTTACGCATCGCACGGCATCAGCCACGCCGAAGTGCGTATTCTGGGCGTGCCGGACTGCTTTATCGAGCACGGCAGCATCAAGGAACAGCAGCAGGAAGCCGGCCTGACGGCCGAGCATGCCGCCGATCTCGTGCGCGAGAGCGTAACGGGCAGCCGCCTCGCGCTCAAAAGCGGTCTTCCTTCCTAA
- a CDS encoding polyprenyl synthetase family protein, with product MRDVSSELESYFAEAFPADWDMPPALLESMRYSLDAGGKRLRPLLVVAACESLGGSRAAAIRVAAAVEMVHTYSLVHDDLPAMDDDDLRRGKPTNHKVFGEAMAILAGDGLLTHAFYVVSSLARDGLLPAEAAIGIVSDLAEYAGPRGMVGGQVADMEGEQGTTDLARLEYIHLHKTSDLIMFSLLAGGRTAGATPLQLDALRTFGRGIGLAFQIQDDILDLVGDESKLGKKTQSDVKMEKVTYPFFLGIDKSREEVRRLSEESKTAVLGAGLERTDILLAIADYLVERDR from the coding sequence ATGAGAGACGTGTCGTCCGAGCTGGAGAGCTATTTTGCCGAAGCGTTTCCGGCCGACTGGGACATGCCGCCCGCGCTGCTGGAATCGATGCGGTATTCGCTCGATGCCGGCGGCAAACGGCTGCGTCCCCTGCTCGTGGTAGCGGCGTGTGAAAGTCTCGGCGGCAGCCGGGCGGCGGCGATCCGCGTCGCGGCCGCCGTCGAGATGGTGCACACGTATTCGCTCGTGCACGACGACCTGCCGGCGATGGACGACGACGACCTGCGCCGCGGCAAGCCGACGAACCACAAAGTGTTCGGCGAAGCGATGGCGATCCTCGCCGGCGACGGCCTGCTGACGCATGCTTTTTATGTGGTGTCTTCGCTGGCCAGAGACGGCCTGCTGCCGGCCGAGGCGGCGATCGGGATCGTGTCCGATCTGGCGGAATACGCCGGACCGCGCGGCATGGTGGGCGGCCAGGTGGCCGACATGGAAGGCGAGCAGGGCACGACGGACCTTGCGCGGCTGGAGTATATCCATCTGCACAAGACGAGCGACCTGATCATGTTCTCGCTGCTTGCGGGCGGGCGCACGGCCGGAGCGACGCCGCTTCAACTCGACGCGCTGCGTACGTTCGGCCGCGGCATCGGGCTGGCGTTCCAGATTCAGGACGATATTCTGGATCTGGTCGGCGACGAGAGCAAGCTGGGCAAAAAAACGCAAAGCGACGTCAAAATGGAAAAAGTGACGTATCCGTTTTTCCTCGGCATCGACAAGTCGCGCGAAGAAGTGCGGCGCCTCAGCGAAGAGTCCAAAACGGCCGTGCTGGGAGCGGGTCTTGAGCGTACCGACATCCTGCTGGCTATCGCCGATTATTTGGTGGAACGGGACCGTTAA
- the xseB gene encoding exodeoxyribonuclease VII small subunit produces the protein MEPNAEHHNPAGASDAATGAELNFEQAMDQLERIVAELEQGDVPLEKAIDLFQRGMQLSQLCGQKLEQVERKIETIVEEDGQLRRRNFAGEAESGDNF, from the coding sequence GTGGAGCCTAATGCCGAACATCACAATCCTGCGGGAGCGTCCGACGCAGCGACGGGCGCCGAACTGAATTTCGAACAAGCGATGGACCAGCTAGAGCGGATCGTCGCCGAGCTTGAACAGGGCGACGTACCGCTGGAGAAAGCGATCGACCTGTTTCAGCGGGGCATGCAGCTGTCGCAGCTGTGCGGCCAGAAGCTGGAGCAGGTGGAACGCAAAATCGAAACGATCGTGGAAGAAGACGGACAGCTTCGACGCCGGAACTTTGCGGGCGAAGCGGAAAGCGGGGACAACTTTTGA
- the xseA gene encoding exodeoxyribonuclease VII large subunit encodes MEQRILSIQELNRYIRQKFEADPLLPEVWVRGEISNFTHHSSGHMYFTLKDAGSRVRAIMFASHNKRLPFIPREGTRVIAQGSVSVFERDGQYQLYLTQMQPDGVGSLYLAYEQLKQKLETEGLFDDSGKRQIPALPKAIGVITSPTGAAVRDILTTLGRRFPGVPVMLYPALVQGKEAAASIVRGIRILNRLGEAEVLIVGRGGGSLEELWAFNEEIVARAIYDSAIPVISAVGHETDFTIADFVADLRAATPTAAAELAVPDRRALQHRVAQQQERLRGALLRRAAQERERLARLQRSAVLRQPQRALQPHAQRLDGLTRRLTARTEARFASGRDKHARLHGRLSRFYPGAQLQLASRQLGGLDGRLNAAMTAAVKDGRQRLLGSLRQLDALSPLKVMARGYSLVYDEAGQKLIKSVREVAEGDGIVVRVNDGSLECRVIQTTEEDNRSGA; translated from the coding sequence ATGGAGCAGCGCATACTGTCGATCCAGGAGCTGAACCGGTATATCCGCCAGAAGTTCGAAGCGGACCCGCTGCTGCCTGAAGTGTGGGTGCGCGGCGAGATTTCGAATTTTACGCATCATTCGAGCGGACATATGTATTTTACGCTAAAAGACGCCGGCAGCCGTGTGCGGGCGATCATGTTCGCTTCGCACAACAAGCGGCTGCCGTTTATTCCGCGCGAAGGCACGCGCGTCATCGCGCAGGGCAGCGTCTCGGTGTTCGAGCGCGACGGCCAATACCAGCTGTATCTGACCCAGATGCAGCCGGACGGCGTCGGCAGCCTCTATCTGGCCTACGAGCAGCTCAAGCAGAAGCTGGAGACCGAAGGACTGTTCGACGACAGCGGCAAGCGCCAAATTCCGGCGCTGCCCAAAGCGATCGGCGTCATCACCTCGCCGACGGGCGCGGCCGTGCGGGACATCCTGACGACGCTCGGCCGCCGGTTCCCCGGCGTGCCCGTCATGCTGTATCCGGCGCTGGTGCAGGGCAAGGAAGCCGCCGCGTCGATCGTGCGCGGGATCCGCATCCTGAACCGGCTCGGCGAAGCCGAAGTGCTGATCGTCGGCCGCGGCGGCGGATCGCTCGAAGAACTGTGGGCTTTTAACGAAGAGATCGTCGCCCGGGCGATCTACGATTCGGCCATTCCGGTCATCTCGGCCGTCGGGCACGAGACCGACTTCACGATCGCCGACTTTGTCGCCGATCTGCGGGCGGCGACGCCGACCGCCGCCGCGGAACTCGCGGTGCCGGATCGGCGCGCGCTGCAGCATCGCGTCGCCCAGCAGCAGGAGCGGCTGCGCGGCGCCCTGCTGCGCCGGGCCGCGCAGGAGCGCGAGCGTCTGGCGCGCCTGCAGCGCTCCGCCGTGCTGCGGCAGCCGCAGCGCGCCCTTCAGCCGCATGCGCAGCGGCTGGACGGGCTGACGCGGCGCCTCACGGCGCGGACCGAAGCCCGCTTCGCCTCGGGCCGGGACAAGCACGCGCGCCTGCACGGCAGGCTGTCGCGCTTCTATCCGGGCGCTCAGCTGCAGCTCGCTTCGCGCCAGCTCGGCGGGCTGGACGGCCGCCTGAACGCGGCCATGACCGCCGCCGTCAAGGACGGGCGCCAGCGGCTGCTGGGCAGCCTGCGCCAGCTCGACGCCCTGAGCCCGCTCAAGGTGATGGCGCGCGGCTACAGCCTCGTCTACGACGAAGCCGGGCAGAAGCTGATCAAATCGGTACGCGAGGTAGCCGAGGGCGACGGGATCGTCGTCCGGGTGAACGACGGAAGCCTCGAATGCCGGGTTATTCAAACGACGGAGGAGGACAATCGAAGTGGAGCCTAA
- the folD gene encoding bifunctional methylenetetrahydrofolate dehydrogenase/methenyltetrahydrofolate cyclohydrolase FolD: MTTAQIISGKQVSDEIRQNLKTEVEALAAKGCVPGLAVVLVGEDPASQVYVRNKAKACEDLGYHSEVHRLESDTSEEDLLALVHKLNAQENINGILVQLPLPKHIEEKAVINAISPEKDVDGFHPINVGNLMIGDDSLLPCTPAGVIELIKHTGIEMSGKHAVVIGRSNIVGKPVSLLLQRENATVTMCHSRTANMKELTRQADILVVAVGRANFVDASYIKPGAVVIDVGINRLETGKLAGDVDFESASSVSGPITPVPGGVGPMTITMLMKNTLLAAKRAHGLS; this comes from the coding sequence ATGACGACAGCCCAAATTATCAGCGGAAAACAAGTATCGGACGAAATTCGCCAGAATCTGAAAACCGAGGTCGAAGCCCTTGCCGCCAAAGGCTGCGTGCCGGGCCTCGCCGTCGTGCTCGTCGGGGAAGATCCGGCCTCCCAGGTCTATGTGCGCAACAAAGCCAAAGCGTGCGAAGACCTCGGCTACCATTCCGAAGTGCATCGCCTGGAATCCGATACGTCCGAAGAAGACCTGCTTGCGCTCGTGCACAAGCTGAACGCACAAGAAAACATCAACGGCATTCTCGTGCAGCTTCCGCTGCCGAAACATATCGAAGAAAAAGCGGTCATCAACGCGATCTCCCCGGAAAAAGACGTCGACGGCTTCCATCCGATCAACGTGGGCAACCTGATGATCGGCGACGACAGCCTGCTGCCGTGCACGCCGGCCGGCGTAATCGAGCTGATCAAGCATACCGGCATCGAAATGTCCGGCAAGCATGCCGTCGTTATCGGCCGCAGCAACATCGTCGGCAAGCCGGTATCGCTGCTGCTTCAGCGCGAGAACGCGACCGTGACGATGTGCCATTCGCGTACGGCCAACATGAAAGAGCTGACGCGCCAGGCCGATATTCTGGTCGTGGCCGTCGGCCGCGCCAACTTCGTCGACGCTTCCTACATCAAGCCGGGCGCCGTCGTGATCGACGTGGGCATCAACCGTCTGGAGACCGGCAAGCTGGCCGGCGACGTGGACTTCGAATCGGCAAGTTCCGTATCGGGCCCGATTACGCCGGTACCGGGCGGGGTCGGTCCGATGACGATCACGATGCTGATGAAAAATACGCTGCTTGCCGCCAAGCGCGCGCACGGCTTGTCGTAA
- the nusB gene encoding transcription antitermination factor NusB — MKRRLGRELAVQSLYQMEMNEVAAFDAVSMLISEAGDENEGEVKLEDADRLAEYVLALVNGTWTHKAAIDDLLGVYLKGWQISRLSRVDRQILRLASYEMIFAEEVPAKVAVNEAIELSKHFGTDESGKFVNGVLGKMIQDADELKSKLK, encoded by the coding sequence ATGAAAAGAAGATTGGGAAGAGAATTGGCTGTACAAAGCCTGTACCAGATGGAAATGAACGAGGTGGCGGCATTCGACGCCGTGTCGATGCTGATTTCGGAAGCCGGGGACGAAAACGAAGGCGAAGTGAAACTGGAAGACGCCGACCGGCTGGCCGAATACGTGCTGGCGCTCGTAAACGGCACGTGGACGCACAAAGCGGCGATCGACGACCTGCTCGGCGTGTATCTCAAAGGCTGGCAGATCAGCCGCCTGTCGCGCGTGGATCGCCAAATCCTGCGCCTTGCTTCGTACGAAATGATTTTCGCCGAAGAAGTGCCTGCCAAAGTCGCCGTCAACGAAGCGATCGAATTGTCCAAACACTTCGGCACCGACGAGTCGGGCAAGTTCGTCAACGGCGTGCTCGGCAAAATGATCCAGGACGCCGACGAGCTCAAAAGTAAGTTGAAGTAA
- a CDS encoding DUF2273 domain-containing protein — protein sequence MKWSEIWTVYGGRLAWTAAGLFFGLLYLAVGFWHMLVVALLTLLGYGIGSRKDRRAGPLLPWGELRARLMERWRPFR from the coding sequence ATGAAATGGAGTGAAATCTGGACCGTGTACGGAGGCCGCTTGGCCTGGACGGCCGCCGGCTTGTTTTTCGGCCTGCTGTATCTGGCGGTCGGATTCTGGCACATGCTCGTGGTGGCTCTGCTGACGCTGCTCGGCTACGGAATCGGAAGCCGCAAAGACCGGCGCGCCGGTCCGCTGCTTCCGTGGGGCGAACTGCGCGCCCGGCTCATGGAGCGCTGGCGCCCGTTTCGCTAA
- the amaP gene encoding alkaline shock response membrane anchor protein AmaP, whose protein sequence is MAKIVDRLLLFLYSLTILILSILAILLLSRSIRVPIDFRFDLPTMSILVAGLAVLILISLRMLYVSLRRSRANLHSVDQRTDLGEIQISLETIENLSLKAASRVRGVKDPRTRIRMTDPGLVIEIRTVVDGEYPIPALTAEIQRGVKEFVHEITGIPVASVSVYIAGVMQPQAFKSRVE, encoded by the coding sequence GTGGCAAAAATAGTGGACCGTCTGCTGCTGTTTCTATACAGCCTAACGATTTTGATTCTGAGCATTTTGGCCATCCTCCTGCTGAGCCGCTCGATCCGGGTTCCGATCGATTTCCGGTTCGACCTGCCGACGATGTCGATTCTGGTCGCCGGCCTTGCCGTGCTGATCCTGATCAGCCTGCGGATGCTGTACGTGTCGCTGCGCCGCAGCCGCGCGAACCTGCATTCCGTCGACCAGCGGACCGATCTGGGCGAGATCCAGATCTCGCTGGAGACGATCGAGAATCTGTCGCTCAAAGCGGCGTCCCGCGTGCGCGGCGTCAAAGATCCGCGTACGCGGATTCGTATGACCGACCCGGGACTTGTGATCGAGATCCGCACGGTCGTCGACGGGGAATATCCGATTCCCGCGCTGACCGCGGAAATCCAGCGCGGCGTCAAAGAATTCGTGCATGAAATCACGGGCATTCCGGTGGCTTCGGTCTCGGTCTACATTGCCGGAGTCATGCAGCCCCAGGCGTTCAAAAGCCGGGTGGAATAG